One segment of Streptomyces sp. XD-27 DNA contains the following:
- a CDS encoding DUF4191 domain-containing protein has product MARQESSENPGRLKQIALTYKMTKKVDKKVGLVVAAVGIVVFGAFLAFGLWIDHPIYLGILGFVLAFLAMAIVFGRRAERAAFGQLEGQPGAAAAVLENVGRGWSVSPAVAMNRNQDVVHRAVGKAGIVLVAEGNPNRCKGLLAAEKKRMARIVTDVPVHDIIVGTDEGQVPIKKLRTTLLKLPRVLPGAQVTVVNDRLRALGDLMKNMPIPKGPLPKGARIPKGMRGR; this is encoded by the coding sequence ATGGCGAGGCAGGAATCTTCCGAGAACCCGGGGCGACTGAAGCAGATCGCCCTGACCTACAAGATGACCAAGAAGGTCGACAAGAAGGTCGGCCTGGTGGTCGCGGCCGTCGGCATCGTCGTCTTCGGCGCCTTCCTCGCGTTCGGCCTGTGGATCGATCACCCGATCTACCTGGGCATTCTCGGCTTCGTCCTGGCCTTCCTGGCGATGGCGATCGTCTTTGGACGACGGGCTGAGCGGGCGGCCTTCGGACAGCTGGAGGGCCAGCCCGGCGCCGCTGCGGCGGTGCTGGAGAACGTGGGCCGCGGCTGGTCGGTCTCCCCGGCCGTCGCGATGAACCGCAACCAGGACGTGGTGCACCGGGCCGTGGGCAAGGCGGGCATCGTGCTGGTCGCCGAGGGCAACCCGAACCGCTGCAAGGGGCTGCTGGCCGCCGAGAAGAAGCGGATGGCGCGCATCGTCACCGACGTCCCGGTGCACGACATCATCGTCGGCACCGACGAGGGCCAAGTCCCGATCAAGAAGCTGCGCACCACGCTGCTGAAGCTGCCGCGGGTGCTCCCGGGCGCGCAGGTGACGGTCGTCAACGACCGGCTGCGGGCGCTGGGCGACCTGATGAAGAACATGCCGATTCCGAAGGGCCCGCTGCCGAAGGGCGCACGGATCCCGAAGGGCATGCGGGGCCGCTGA
- a CDS encoding RDD family protein encodes MDKRQAIGSWLSGPRAAAEEMGVDFGYRGERLGLPQDGPGSMAPPGRRIAAILVDWGLCMLVSYGLVARGGDAQSVGNWAVGVFFVLSVLTVGTVGSTPGKLLLRLRVIGDRGDRLSLPRVLLRGVLLLLVVPAVVWDRDTRGLHDRLSGAIQVRI; translated from the coding sequence GTGGACAAGAGGCAAGCAATCGGATCGTGGCTCTCCGGGCCGCGCGCGGCCGCCGAGGAGATGGGCGTCGACTTCGGTTACCGGGGTGAGCGGCTCGGGCTGCCCCAGGACGGGCCGGGCTCGATGGCCCCGCCCGGGCGGCGCATCGCGGCCATCCTCGTCGACTGGGGGCTGTGCATGCTCGTCTCGTACGGGCTCGTCGCCCGCGGCGGCGACGCGCAGTCCGTCGGCAACTGGGCCGTCGGCGTCTTCTTCGTGCTCAGCGTCCTGACCGTCGGTACGGTCGGCTCGACGCCCGGCAAGCTGCTGCTGCGGCTGCGCGTCATCGGCGACCGGGGGGACCGGCTGTCGCTGCCCCGCGTGCTGCTCCGAGGCGTGCTCCTCCTGCTGGTCGTCCCCGCGGTCGTCTGGGACCGCGACACCCGCGGTCTGCACGACCGGCTCTCCGGGGCCATTCAGGTGCGGATCTGA
- the glnA gene encoding type I glutamate--ammonia ligase — protein MFQNADDARKFIKDNDVKFIDVRFCDLPGVMQHFTVPVESFDPDEELAFDGSSIRGFQAIHESDMALRADLSTARLDPFRQEKHLNINFFIHDPITGEQYSRDPRNIAKKAEAYLASTGIADTAYFGPEAEFYVFDSVRFQTSANEGFYHIDSEAGAWNTGAREDNRGYKVRYKGGYFPAPPVDHFADLRAEISLELNKAGLQVERQHHEVGTAGQAEINYKFNTLLAAADDLMLFKYIVKNVAWRNGKTATFMPKPIFGDNGSGMHVHQSLWSNGDPLFYDEQGYAGLSDTARYYIGGILKHAPSLLAFTNPTVNSYHRLVPGFEAPVNLVYSQRNRSAAMRIPITGSNPKAKRVEFRAPDPSSNPYLAFSALLLAGLDGIKNKIEPAEPIDKDLYELAPEEHAGVPQVPTSLPAVLDALEEDNEYLQAGGVFTTDLIETWIDYKRSNEIAPIQLRPHPHEFELYFDI, from the coding sequence ATGTTCCAGAACGCCGACGACGCTCGGAAGTTCATCAAGGACAACGACGTCAAGTTCATCGACGTCCGGTTCTGCGACCTTCCCGGTGTCATGCAGCACTTCACAGTCCCGGTGGAGTCGTTCGACCCGGACGAGGAGCTGGCGTTCGACGGCTCGTCCATCCGCGGCTTCCAGGCGATCCACGAGTCCGACATGGCGCTCCGCGCGGACCTGTCGACGGCCCGTCTGGACCCGTTCCGCCAGGAGAAGCACCTCAACATCAACTTCTTCATCCACGACCCGATCACGGGCGAGCAGTACAGCCGTGACCCGCGGAACATCGCGAAGAAGGCCGAGGCGTACCTCGCGTCCACCGGCATCGCGGACACCGCGTACTTCGGTCCGGAGGCGGAGTTCTACGTCTTCGACAGCGTGCGCTTCCAGACCAGCGCGAACGAGGGCTTCTACCACATCGACTCCGAGGCCGGCGCCTGGAACACCGGCGCGCGGGAGGACAACCGCGGCTACAAGGTCCGCTACAAGGGCGGTTACTTCCCGGCCCCGCCGGTCGACCACTTCGCCGACCTGCGCGCCGAGATCTCCCTGGAGCTGAACAAGGCCGGCCTGCAGGTCGAGCGCCAGCACCACGAGGTGGGCACGGCGGGCCAGGCGGAGATCAACTACAAGTTCAACACCCTGCTGGCCGCCGCCGACGACCTGATGCTCTTCAAGTACATCGTGAAGAACGTCGCCTGGCGCAACGGCAAGACCGCGACCTTCATGCCGAAGCCGATCTTCGGTGACAACGGCTCGGGCATGCACGTCCACCAGTCCCTCTGGTCGAACGGCGACCCGCTGTTCTACGACGAGCAGGGCTACGCGGGCCTGTCGGACACCGCCCGCTACTACATCGGCGGCATCCTCAAGCACGCCCCCTCGCTCCTGGCCTTCACCAACCCGACGGTGAACTCCTACCACCGCCTGGTCCCCGGCTTCGAGGCCCCGGTCAACCTGGTGTACTCGCAGCGCAACCGCTCGGCCGCGATGCGTATCCCGATCACCGGCTCCAACCCGAAGGCCAAGCGCGTCGAGTTCCGCGCCCCGGACCCGTCCTCCAACCCGTACCTGGCCTTCTCGGCCCTCCTCCTCGCGGGCCTGGACGGCATCAAGAACAAGATCGAGCCGGCCGAGCCGATCGACAAGGACCTCTACGAGCTCGCCCCCGAAGAGCACGCCGGCGTCCCCCAGGTCCCGACCTCCCTCCCGGCCGTCCTGGACGCCCTGGAGGAGGACAACGAGTACCTGCAGGCGGGCGGCGTCTTCACCACGGACCTGATCGAGACCTGGATCGACTACAAGCGCTCGAACGAGATCGCCCCGATCCAGCTCCGCCCGCACCCGCACGAGTTCGAGCTGTACTTCGACATCTAA
- a CDS encoding PASTA domain-containing protein, with the protein MRSRAATAVISVVVLLSLTACGGDDSNGTPEKTETKSPGAPSPTEKARTAELPNLVGKGLQSAQDAAQAAGFSVLTSHDSLGRGRNQILDRNWKVCFQKPKLGQQPTDVQIDLGAVKLEENCPATDSTEQRKAGAKMPDFQGKSVTVAREALDPSTSLTVKDASGQDRNILVESNWKVCGQEPQAGANLTGQPVTLTAVKFEESCP; encoded by the coding sequence ATGCGAAGCCGCGCCGCCACCGCCGTCATCAGTGTCGTTGTGCTTCTCTCGCTCACCGCATGCGGAGGTGACGACTCCAATGGCACCCCAGAGAAGACCGAGACCAAGAGCCCCGGTGCGCCCAGCCCCACTGAAAAGGCGAGGACGGCTGAGCTGCCCAATCTAGTGGGCAAAGGGTTGCAGAGTGCTCAGGACGCCGCCCAGGCTGCTGGCTTCTCAGTGCTTACGTCGCACGACTCGCTCGGCCGGGGGCGGAACCAGATCCTCGATCGCAACTGGAAGGTCTGTTTCCAGAAGCCTAAGCTCGGGCAGCAGCCGACAGATGTGCAAATCGACCTCGGCGCTGTGAAGCTTGAGGAGAACTGCCCGGCCACGGACAGCACTGAGCAGCGGAAGGCTGGCGCGAAGATGCCGGACTTCCAAGGGAAGTCGGTGACGGTCGCACGCGAAGCGCTGGATCCCTCGACGAGCCTCACGGTTAAAGACGCCTCCGGTCAAGACCGGAACATCTTGGTCGAGTCGAACTGGAAGGTCTGTGGCCAGGAGCCGCAAGCGGGGGCGAACCTGACAGGCCAGCCTGTCACTCTGACGGCCGTGAAGTTCGAGGAATCCTGCCCGTAG
- a CDS encoding protein kinase — protein sequence MDALRPHDPERIGNYVLMGRLGAGGMGQVYLGRSPGGRLVAIKVIRDEIIDHPGALARFRREVETVRAVRSAYTASLIDASLDVAPYWLATEYVSGPTLSKAVGMRGPLPVEACRSVFAALAEGLAAVHAYGVTHRDLKPQNVILSAQGPQLIDFGIARGIGQAALTETGYAPGTPGFTAPEVLLRNEVGPAADVFALGATMAYAATGRPPFGSGEAAGVSYRAVHEDIDVAGLEAPLAELIQACVAKDPTARPGLQDVVARCSVRSALAEDVTYAALVALAEPIPQIPSASQSEGRPPTAPGFGSADAVTQTGLSSAPPLYPYTPTQVSAPGAPKRRIWLWGTSAGLGAAALGVVAVLLVQGLADDDRGGQGAARKGDDRKPPTATSPTGESTNTPKKKSPPAHIDGDVKISRDYWTADPAEATGGKCNLPPEERFDGGDLLTSVEPDPNSRRVYITFRDKYPPVETARTYYVSVAVKPPHEIDADTGKPFDFGGGAAQQSLNVGYTSKPINLYDLPGSPGEAQLTYPDDFTDWFKGKKVADEGIPLSNDPGDWTVQFMHVKSPRDYVSIACDGFTWK from the coding sequence ATGGACGCTCTCCGACCTCATGATCCTGAACGCATAGGAAATTACGTCCTGATGGGGCGCCTGGGAGCGGGCGGCATGGGGCAGGTGTATCTCGGCCGTTCCCCGGGTGGTCGCCTGGTGGCGATCAAGGTGATCCGGGACGAGATCATCGACCACCCCGGCGCGCTCGCCCGGTTCCGGCGTGAGGTTGAGACGGTGCGGGCGGTGCGCAGTGCCTACACCGCAAGCCTGATCGACGCATCCCTGGATGTGGCCCCTTACTGGCTGGCAACCGAGTATGTGTCGGGCCCGACCCTGAGCAAGGCGGTCGGCATGCGGGGCCCGTTGCCGGTGGAAGCCTGTCGCAGTGTGTTCGCCGCTTTGGCGGAGGGGCTCGCGGCGGTTCACGCGTATGGCGTTACTCATCGGGACCTCAAGCCGCAGAACGTGATCCTCTCGGCCCAGGGCCCTCAGCTCATCGACTTCGGTATCGCGCGCGGTATCGGGCAGGCCGCCCTTACCGAGACGGGATATGCGCCGGGAACGCCTGGTTTCACTGCCCCTGAAGTGCTGCTGCGTAACGAGGTAGGGCCGGCGGCGGACGTCTTCGCACTCGGCGCCACCATGGCATACGCCGCTACTGGGCGGCCTCCGTTCGGCAGCGGCGAGGCAGCTGGCGTCAGCTACCGCGCGGTTCACGAGGACATTGACGTGGCCGGTCTGGAGGCGCCGCTTGCGGAGCTGATCCAGGCGTGTGTGGCTAAAGACCCGACTGCGCGGCCAGGGCTGCAAGACGTCGTTGCACGCTGCTCTGTGCGGTCAGCCTTGGCAGAGGACGTTACCTACGCCGCCCTCGTTGCACTTGCCGAACCAATACCCCAGATTCCGTCAGCATCGCAATCCGAAGGCAGACCACCGACGGCTCCCGGCTTCGGGTCGGCTGATGCCGTCACCCAGACCGGTCTGTCGTCGGCGCCCCCGCTGTACCCCTACACCCCGACGCAGGTGTCCGCACCAGGGGCCCCGAAGCGGCGCATATGGCTGTGGGGTACATCGGCTGGGCTCGGTGCTGCCGCGCTAGGTGTGGTCGCGGTGCTCCTCGTCCAGGGGCTGGCCGATGACGATCGTGGCGGGCAAGGCGCAGCAAGGAAAGGCGACGACAGGAAGCCGCCGACTGCGACGAGCCCGACGGGCGAGTCCACCAACACGCCGAAGAAGAAGAGCCCACCAGCTCATATCGACGGCGACGTGAAGATCTCGCGCGATTACTGGACCGCTGACCCAGCCGAGGCGACGGGAGGGAAATGCAACCTGCCGCCTGAGGAGCGGTTTGACGGAGGCGATCTGCTTACCTCTGTCGAGCCGGACCCGAATTCCCGCAGGGTGTACATCACCTTCCGGGATAAGTACCCGCCTGTGGAGACAGCCAGGACGTACTACGTGTCCGTCGCTGTCAAACCCCCGCACGAGATCGACGCGGATACCGGGAAGCCCTTTGACTTCGGTGGCGGAGCCGCTCAGCAGAGTCTAAATGTGGGCTACACCAGCAAACCCATCAATCTATATGACCTTCCCGGTTCACCCGGCGAGGCGCAGCTGACCTACCCGGACGACTTCACCGACTGGTTCAAGGGGAAGAAGGTCGCGGACGAAGGCATTCCCCTGAGCAACGACCCGGGCGACTGGACGGTGCAGTTCATGCACGTGAAGAGCCCCCGCGACTACGTAAGCATTGCGTGCGATGGTTTCACTTGGAAGTAA
- a CDS encoding peptide deformylase has protein sequence MDVRPSQQMRDLGVVQHGAGILAEPARAFDLPAERDQAERITDELFAAMERIGQVHPFAKGMGIAAPQTGIGRAAAVVQPPGDAPAIILLNPRITARSDETDEQYEGCLSFFDVRGLVPRPLKITVETTALTGDTVTTAYERGLARLVHHEIDHLDGLLYTARMRTGVAPIPVEEYRQSGRDWVYDGA, from the coding sequence ATGGACGTGCGGCCCAGCCAGCAGATGCGAGACCTCGGCGTCGTCCAGCACGGCGCCGGCATCCTCGCCGAACCGGCCCGCGCCTTCGACCTGCCCGCCGAGCGCGACCAGGCCGAGCGCATCACGGACGAGCTGTTCGCCGCCATGGAGCGGATCGGCCAGGTCCACCCCTTCGCCAAGGGCATGGGCATCGCGGCCCCCCAGACCGGCATCGGACGCGCCGCCGCCGTCGTCCAGCCACCCGGCGACGCCCCCGCCATCATCCTGCTCAACCCGCGGATCACCGCACGCTCCGACGAGACGGACGAGCAGTACGAGGGTTGCCTCAGCTTCTTCGACGTCCGCGGCCTCGTACCCCGCCCCCTGAAGATCACGGTGGAGACCACGGCCCTGACCGGCGACACCGTGACCACCGCGTACGAACGCGGCCTCGCCCGCCTCGTCCACCACGAGATCGACCACCTCGACGGGCTGCTGTACACCGCCCGCATGCGAACCGGGGTCGCCCCGATCCCCGTGGAGGAGTACCGGCAGTCCGGCCGGGATTGGGTGTATGACGGGGCGTGA
- a CDS encoding helix-turn-helix transcriptional regulator — protein MGTQDEEITVEQAAEHFAAEVARWREVRGMSKRALARAMGFDPSYVSHMESGRHKPSEEFARLADDALNAGKAIWRRWCDYEQAKAREARVRRPPVAPPTPRRPEQPYATGSALVVEHDAARLQYDGRSYRLTMRRLLRNTGTEPVTRYLIRISVDRYPGDPERSNAHYRAHPLTWGELDLTATCRGETMHWQAKHDRDAFKEVWLLFDNEHGRFPLYPGESVWIEYAYTVGDDKWGHWFQRAVRLPTEQLEVQLAFPAALDPVVWGTETSMTAEASPLRTPPVRSDDGELRQFTWITTTPALHARYRLEWRFRARPERNTDQGEFM, from the coding sequence ATGGGCACGCAGGACGAGGAGATCACCGTCGAGCAGGCGGCCGAGCACTTCGCCGCCGAGGTGGCGCGGTGGCGGGAAGTGCGCGGCATGTCCAAGCGCGCGTTGGCGCGGGCCATGGGCTTCGACCCGTCGTACGTCAGCCACATGGAGTCCGGCCGCCACAAGCCCAGCGAGGAGTTCGCACGGCTCGCCGACGATGCCCTGAACGCCGGGAAGGCGATCTGGAGACGCTGGTGCGACTACGAGCAAGCCAAGGCCAGGGAGGCGCGGGTCCGGCGTCCTCCCGTAGCCCCGCCGACCCCGCGCAGGCCCGAGCAGCCGTACGCGACCGGCTCCGCCCTCGTGGTCGAACACGATGCTGCCCGCCTCCAGTACGACGGCCGTTCCTACCGGCTCACCATGCGGCGGCTGCTGCGGAACACCGGTACCGAGCCGGTGACCCGCTACCTGATCCGCATCTCCGTCGACCGCTACCCAGGCGACCCCGAGCGGTCCAACGCCCACTACCGCGCCCACCCGCTGACCTGGGGCGAACTCGACCTCACCGCCACCTGCCGGGGCGAGACGATGCACTGGCAGGCCAAGCACGACCGCGACGCCTTCAAGGAAGTCTGGCTGCTGTTCGACAACGAACACGGCCGCTTCCCGCTCTACCCAGGCGAGTCCGTGTGGATCGAGTACGCCTACACCGTCGGCGACGACAAGTGGGGCCATTGGTTCCAGCGGGCGGTACGCCTGCCCACCGAGCAACTCGAAGTCCAGCTCGCCTTCCCCGCAGCCCTCGACCCGGTCGTGTGGGGCACCGAGACTTCCATGACCGCCGAAGCCTCCCCGCTGCGGACCCCGCCCGTACGCAGTGACGACGGTGAGCTCCGGCAATTCACGTGGATCACGACCACGCCCGCCCTACACGCTCGGTACCGTCTGGAGTGGCGGTTCCGGGCACGGCCCGAACGCAACACGGATCAAGGGGAGTTCATGTGA
- a CDS encoding glycosyltransferase translates to MRVLYLLNISNPDRLSADSGWIFADLLAPALADAGAEVTVAAPAPAGDARCGFHRTKVPGTKYRARFSTDIDELVALIQAEQPDAVVANQIEQAPAVRTALLEAGSNALLAGFCHYLPFSFADGGQLLLDPSLDDAGLGRPVLLAFAAGLAACDRVMVHSSTAASWTSAAAARMAVELGDRLRVVPAPRDERLVRAPATVRSGPETGAIGVYNHRLYAHYGTEQFVDLARELVASGTIRLRVMDLFGTRRAERTGLDDSPEKMRDQLAALPHVQVVSDRGDRVRYKSLVAGARFGIAPFRPGCPWSMSVIDCQGMGLPVISPRLGWLAEHIDPELCFTTSAEAVALAERLATDDEFHAVHAKRAHASTADFAPAVVAARYLEAIS, encoded by the coding sequence ATGCGGGTGCTGTACCTGCTGAACATCTCCAACCCCGATCGGCTGTCTGCGGACTCCGGGTGGATCTTCGCGGACTTGCTCGCGCCGGCCTTGGCAGACGCCGGGGCGGAAGTGACCGTCGCGGCTCCGGCTCCGGCTGGGGACGCCCGCTGTGGCTTCCACCGGACGAAGGTGCCGGGGACGAAGTACCGGGCCCGGTTCTCGACGGACATTGACGAGCTGGTGGCGCTCATTCAGGCCGAGCAGCCGGACGCGGTTGTGGCCAATCAGATCGAGCAGGCCCCGGCTGTCCGCACCGCCTTGCTGGAGGCCGGATCGAACGCGCTGCTGGCCGGGTTCTGCCACTACCTGCCGTTCTCGTTCGCTGACGGCGGTCAGCTCCTGCTCGACCCGTCCCTTGACGACGCAGGGCTGGGGCGGCCGGTGCTGCTGGCGTTCGCTGCCGGGCTGGCCGCGTGCGACCGGGTGATGGTCCACTCCTCCACGGCCGCGTCCTGGACCTCGGCCGCCGCCGCCCGCATGGCCGTGGAGCTCGGCGACCGTCTGCGCGTGGTGCCAGCCCCACGGGACGAGCGCCTAGTGCGCGCCCCCGCCACCGTTCGCAGCGGACCCGAGACTGGGGCGATCGGGGTCTATAACCACCGGCTGTACGCGCACTACGGCACCGAGCAGTTCGTGGATCTCGCCCGGGAGCTGGTGGCCTCCGGCACCATCCGGCTGCGGGTCATGGACCTGTTCGGCACACGCCGGGCCGAGCGCACGGGCCTGGACGACAGCCCCGAGAAGATGCGCGACCAGCTCGCCGCCCTACCGCACGTCCAGGTTGTCTCCGACCGAGGCGACCGCGTCCGCTACAAGAGCCTGGTGGCCGGCGCCCGCTTCGGCATCGCCCCGTTCAGGCCCGGCTGCCCCTGGTCCATGAGCGTGATCGACTGCCAGGGCATGGGCCTACCGGTCATCTCCCCGCGCCTGGGCTGGCTCGCCGAGCACATCGATCCCGAGCTGTGCTTCACCACCTCGGCCGAGGCCGTGGCCTTGGCCGAGCGGCTGGCCACGGACGACGAGTTCCACGCCGTGCACGCCAAGCGCGCCCACGCCTCCACCGCCGACTTCGCCCCCGCCGTGGTCGCCGCCCGCTACCTGGAGGCCATCTCGTGA
- a CDS encoding glycosyltransferase — protein MTGRLVLIEPYADRLGGHHQRTLVALARSRPGSLVITPHGVARDTVTALRKAGARLVTAPSGLPGAVLLAASCLAAGISTAEQRVFRSRRWPRVLRRLPHQVTLVARCLAEASALRTARRLEPGAEAVVILTASEALHGAAALLGGQPHLRFIHEQVTTEDAVVRLLGRLARRGERRVLAVYPTPAVADEFAAAFPHLPAVVRAFAVDDGHRLTDAEREGGRAAFGIPAVEAVVCLVGGWWPYKDIATVDAALARLKEPLHLIVVGAPLDEAVLDRWRALPALRLHTVPGPVAESVLRLVYAAADAALVARQPAVGKESGLVMDAVRLSVPLIVSGHDPALTARLRGQPWALTFPAGDPDGLADALHAVVRQPLPRPGPEAPHLLGMWTAAEQADFLTHTFAPLRTKESPC, from the coding sequence ATGACCGGCCGGCTCGTGCTCATCGAGCCGTACGCCGACCGCTTGGGCGGGCATCACCAGCGCACGCTGGTGGCGCTCGCCCGGTCCCGGCCCGGCAGTCTGGTCATCACCCCGCATGGGGTCGCCCGCGACACGGTTACGGCACTGCGCAAGGCTGGCGCCCGGCTGGTGACCGCACCGTCTGGGTTGCCGGGGGCCGTGCTGCTGGCCGCCTCCTGCCTCGCGGCTGGAATCTCCACGGCCGAGCAGCGGGTGTTCCGCTCACGCCGCTGGCCCCGCGTCCTGCGGCGGCTGCCGCACCAGGTCACCCTGGTCGCCCGGTGCCTTGCGGAGGCGTCCGCGCTGCGGACCGCCCGCCGTCTGGAGCCCGGAGCCGAGGCAGTGGTGATCCTGACCGCGAGCGAGGCCCTGCACGGGGCCGCCGCCCTCCTTGGTGGCCAGCCGCACCTACGGTTCATCCACGAACAGGTCACCACCGAGGACGCCGTGGTGCGGCTACTCGGCCGACTGGCCCGCCGGGGCGAGCGCCGCGTCCTCGCGGTCTACCCGACACCGGCTGTCGCCGATGAGTTTGCCGCGGCCTTCCCTCACCTGCCTGCGGTGGTACGTGCCTTCGCGGTCGACGACGGCCACCGTCTCACCGACGCCGAACGCGAAGGCGGCCGGGCGGCCTTCGGCATCCCCGCAGTCGAAGCCGTGGTGTGCCTGGTGGGCGGCTGGTGGCCGTACAAGGACATCGCCACCGTCGACGCCGCGCTGGCCCGCTTGAAGGAGCCGCTGCACCTCATAGTCGTAGGCGCCCCGCTCGACGAGGCCGTGCTGGACCGGTGGCGAGCACTGCCAGCTCTCCGCCTGCATACCGTGCCCGGTCCCGTCGCCGAATCGGTGCTGCGCCTGGTGTACGCCGCCGCCGACGCTGCCCTGGTTGCCCGGCAGCCCGCTGTCGGCAAGGAATCCGGGCTCGTGATGGACGCCGTCCGCCTCAGCGTCCCCCTGATCGTCTCCGGCCACGACCCCGCCCTCACCGCCCGCCTTCGCGGCCAGCCCTGGGCCCTGACCTTCCCCGCCGGTGACCCCGACGGCCTCGCCGACGCCCTGCACGCCGTCGTCCGTCAGCCGCTCCCACGGCCCGGTCCCGAGGCGCCCCACCTGCTGGGTATGTGGACCGCCGCCGAGCAAGCCGACTTCCTCACCCACACCTTCGCCCCACTGCGTACGAAGGAGTCCCCATGCTGA
- a CDS encoding glycosyltransferase family 2 protein: MLSTSPALIAVIGPVEPALLTAWTAHYRALGIEDFHLAFHFPDHVPHAWQHQLLATSRDLGIVPTKISTGPWHEHTNTELRDALREQAGPGWHLLADSDEFHTYPAPFAEVTAAAGKAGRQVVGGLMLDRVAADGRLAHWRPETGLDRAFPLGGHLTHRLLHGDPRKIVLARSGVPVASGNHRALGHKPDPDMLACVHHFKWRMGVLDDLQRRVDRFTAGDWAEHTPAVREEAGRLLDHIDRHHGRIDVADPRLAFRRATLDRMPTGWTAEARTITARWHPHGATSR, translated from the coding sequence ATGCTGAGTACGTCCCCTGCCCTGATCGCCGTCATCGGCCCCGTAGAACCGGCCCTGCTGACTGCCTGGACCGCCCACTACCGTGCACTGGGCATCGAGGACTTCCACCTCGCCTTCCACTTCCCCGACCACGTCCCCCACGCGTGGCAGCACCAGCTCCTTGCCACCAGCCGCGACCTCGGCATCGTCCCCACGAAGATCAGCACCGGACCGTGGCACGAGCACACCAACACCGAGCTCCGCGATGCCCTGCGCGAGCAGGCAGGGCCCGGCTGGCACCTTCTCGCCGACTCCGACGAGTTCCACACCTACCCCGCCCCGTTCGCCGAGGTGACCGCCGCCGCCGGAAAGGCCGGTCGGCAGGTGGTGGGCGGTTTGATGCTCGACCGCGTCGCCGCGGACGGCCGCCTGGCCCACTGGCGGCCCGAGACCGGCCTGGACCGCGCCTTCCCGCTCGGCGGCCACCTCACCCACCGCCTCCTGCACGGCGACCCGCGCAAGATCGTCCTCGCCCGATCCGGGGTGCCGGTGGCCTCCGGCAACCACCGGGCCCTGGGCCACAAGCCGGATCCGGACATGCTGGCCTGCGTCCACCACTTCAAGTGGCGCATGGGCGTCCTGGACGACCTCCAGCGGCGAGTCGACAGGTTCACCGCCGGCGACTGGGCCGAGCACACCCCGGCTGTGCGGGAGGAGGCCGGCCGCCTGCTTGATCACATCGACCGCCACCACGGCCGCATCGACGTGGCCGATCCCCGTCTGGCCTTCCGCCGTGCCACCCTCGACCGGATGCCGACCGGCTGGACGGCCGAAGCCCGCACCATCACCGCTCGCTGGCACCCCCATGGCGCAACCAGCCGGTAG
- a CDS encoding ATP-binding protein has product MNTAAPLAVLLVGITGSGKTTVAQALAERSMIRLSVDEEVHRLHGRYGIDYPEHTYFERERPVVEAIRERFVKELEAGHDVVLDHGLWRRNERDAWRRAAREAGGHPS; this is encoded by the coding sequence GTGAACACCGCCGCACCGCTGGCCGTGCTGCTGGTCGGCATCACCGGCTCCGGCAAGACGACCGTCGCCCAGGCCCTGGCCGAGCGCAGCATGATCCGCCTCTCCGTGGACGAGGAGGTCCACCGCCTCCACGGCCGCTACGGCATCGACTACCCCGAGCACACCTACTTCGAGCGCGAACGTCCCGTGGTCGAGGCGATCCGGGAACGGTTCGTCAAGGAGCTGGAAGCCGGACACGACGTCGTTCTGGATCACGGGCTGTGGCGCCGTAACGAGCGTGACGCCTGGAGGCGGGCCGCCCGCGAAGCGGGCGGCCACCCCTCGTGA